CTGGTCTTCACCGACGTCCCCGGCCGGGTGGCCAAGCAGCTGCTCGACCTCGCCGAGCGGTTCGGCACCAAGACCGACGACGGTCTGCGGGTCCATCACGACCTGACCCAGGAGGAGCTGGCCCAGCTCGTCGGCGCCTCGCGCGAGACGGTCAACAAGGCGCTGGCCGACTTCGCCCAGCGCGGCTGGCTGCGGATCGAGGCCAAGGCCGTGGTCATCCTCGACATGGACCGGCTCTACAACCGGTCGAGGTAGTCGAGCTGCGCCACGACGGACATCTCGGCGGCGGGCCAGAGTGAGCGGTCGACGTCCGCGTACACGACCTTGACGATCTCGCGCGGCGTGCGCGCGCCCTGCTCGCGCGCCGCCCTGATCTGGTCGAGCCGTTCGCGCCTGTGGGCGATGTAGCCGTCGAGCGCGCCGATCGGGTCGGGCAGCACCGGGCCGTGGCCGGGCAGCAGGGCCCGCGCCTCCAGGCTCTCCGCGGCCGCCCTCAGCCGGTCGAGGCTGCGGAGGTAGTCGGCCAGGCCACCGTCGCGGGCGATGATCGTGGTGCCCCTGCCGAGCACGGTGTCGCCGGTCAGCATCGCGCGGTCCTGCGGCAGCCAGAAGCAGAGCGAGTCGAACGAGTGGCCCGGCGTGCCGTACACGTGGATCTCCAGGCCGTCCACCGTGACCACGTCGCCGTCGGCGAGCCCCTCGTCGCCGAGCCGGTGCCGGGGGTCGAGCGCCCGCACGGGGGCGCCCACCATCTCGGCGAAGCGCCGGGCGCCGCCGCTGTGGTCGAAGTGCCCGTGGGTGAGCAGGATCTCGGTGACGCGGCGCTCCCCCAGATGGTCGCGTACGCGGCGCAGGTGCGACTCGTCCTCGGGCCCCGGATCGACGACGACCACCTCGTGCCCGCCGATGACCCAGGTGTTGGTGCCGTCGAGCGTCATGGCGGAGGGGTTGGGGGCGAGGAGGTTCTCGGCGTGTTCCGTACGGGAGCCGTCGGGCGTGCCGATCGGGATGTGCACTCCGCTCACGTGGTCACCAGCCGCATCTCGCCCTCGATCTCCACGGCCCGCGGCATGATCGGCACGATCTCCCGGCGCTCGGCCAGGACCCCCGCCACGCTTTCGTGGGCCGACAGCTCGGTCAGCGTTCGGTACGTGGGCGGCATCAAGAAGATCTCGCCCTGGTGCGCCAGCTCGATCGCCTCCGCCGGCCGCTTCCATGCCACGTGGTCGGCCTCGCCGCCGACATCGCGGGTGCGCTGGCCCTCCGGCAGCACGGCGACGAAGAACCGCGTGTCGAAGCGCCTGGGCTCGATCTCCGGCGTGATCCAGTGGGCCCACGGCTTGAGCAGGTCGGACCGGAGCACCAGGCCGCGCCTGGCGAGGAAGTCGGCGAAGGACAGGCTCCTGTCGATCAGCGCCAGCCGGTCCGACTCCCAGTCGTCCCCCGTCGTGTCGGCGACCACGGAGTCGGGGCCCGGACCGGCCAGCAGCACGCCCGACTCCTCGAACGTCTCGCGCACGGCCGCGCACACCAGCCCGCGCGCGACCTCCTCGGCGGCGTTGAAGACCGCGCCCCACTCGGCCGGTGACGGGCCGGCCCAGGCCACCGCCTGGTCGGTGTCGCGGGCGTCCACCGAGCCGCCGGGAAAGACGTACGCGCCCGCCGCGAAGGCCATGGTCGCCTTCCTGCGCAGCAGATAGACCTCAGGCCCTGTGTTGATGGCCTCCACTGCGTGGAGGCGGGCTCGGTCGCTGGGGAGCCGTCGCAGAATCACCACCGTGGCGGCGTCCCGGGTGGGGACCGGCTCGACCCGCCCCGCGATGATCTCCCGTGCCCGCGCGGCGAGCTCGGCTGGCAGCGTCAATCCGGTCACATCGGTCATAGTGCCTCAGGCTACTTCGGCGATCAGCTCCACTTCCACGGGCGCGTCCAGCGGGAGGGCGGCCACGCCCACCGCGCTCCGGGCGTGCCTGCCTGGCTCGCCCAGCACCTCGGCGAGCAGCTCGCTGGCGCCGTTGCCGACCTTGGGGTGCTCGGTGAAGGCAGGATCGCTGGCCACGAACACCACGACCTTGACGACGCGCACGACCTTCCGCAGATCGCCCACCTCGGCCTTCAGCACGGCCAGCGCGTTGAGCGCGCAGATGCGGGCCTGCTCCGCGCCCTCCTCGGTGGTCAGGTCGGCCCCGACCTTGCCGGTCCGCTGCAGCTTGCCGTCCACGAACGGCACCTGGCCCGAGGTGTAGACGAGATTGCCCGTGCGCACGGCCGGCACATAGGCGCCGGCCGGCGCCGGCACCTCGGGCAGGGTCAGGCCGAGCTCCGCGATCTTCTGCTCCGGGGTCACTGCTTCTCCCTCTTGAAGTAGGCCACCAGCTGCTCGGGCGAGGAACCCTGGACGATCTGGACCAGCTCCCAGCCGTCGGAGCCGAAGTTGTCGAGGATCATCTTGGTGTTGTGGATCAACACCGGGGCCGTCAGGTACTCCCATTTCTTCATGGGGCCAGATTAGTGTGAGCAATCTCAAAGGGTGGTCGTCGGCTTTCCGCAAGTGACCCTTCGGTAGCCTCGAGTGGTGGAGTCTCCGGACACGGATTGGGCCGGCGTGCGGTTGCACGTGGTCACCGGCAAGGGCGGCACCGGCAAAACGACCGTGGCCGCCGCGCTCGCGCTCGCCCTGGCCGCCGGCGGCCGCAAGGTGCTGCTCGTCGAGGTCGAGGGCAGGCAGGGCATCGCGCAGATCTTCGACCTGCCGCCACTGCCCTACGAGGAACGCAAGATCGCCGTCGCGCCGTCAGGCGGCGACGTGTACGCGCTGGCCATCGATCCAGAAGAGGCCATGCTCGACTACATGGAGATGTTCTACGGGATGCGCAGGGCGGGCAAGGCGCTGACCAAGATGGGCATCGTCGACTTCGCCACCACCGTGGCCCCCGGCTTCCGCGACGTGCTCGTCACCGGCAAGACGACCGAGGCCGTGCGCAGGCGGGGCAAGAACGGCCGCAGGATCTACGACGCGGTCGTGCTCGACGCGCCGCCGACCGGCCGCATCACGCGCTTCCTGAACGTCACCCAGGAGGTGGCCGGCCTGGCCAAGGTCGGGCCGATCAAGAACCACTCCGACCTGGTCAACGGAGTCGTGAAATCTCCCGAGACGGCCGTGCACTTCGTGACGTTGCTGGAGGAGATGCCCGTCCAGGAGACGCTCGACGGCATCTCCGAATTGCGATCGGCGGGGCTCCCCGCCGGTGGAATTTTCGTCAATATGGTCCGGGAATCCCAGCTCCCGCAGGCCGCTCTTGACACTGCTGTCAAGGGCCGATTCGACATCGGGGAGCTCGTGCTCGGGCTCAAGGCGGCCGGGGTCGCCGACGGCGCGGAGGCCACGAGGTTCGCCGAGGCACTCGCGGACGAGGTCGTCGAGCACGCCCGCCGTACGGAGCTGGAGCGCGCCGAGCGCGACTCGCTGGCCGAGGCGGGGCTGAAGAGCTACGAGCTGCCGCTGCTGGCCGACGGCGTGGACCTGGCGGGCCTGTACGAGTTGGCAGAGAGCATGCGCACCCAAGGAGCAGCGTGAAGAAGCGGGCAGTGCTCGACATCGACGCGATTCTCGACGACCAGGACACCAGGATCATCGTCTGCTGCGGCGCCGGCGGCGTGGGCAAGACCACGACCGCGGCGGCGCTCGGGCTGCGGGCGGCCGAGCGCGGCAGGTGCGCGGTCGTGCTCACCGTGGACCCGGCGCGGCGCCTGGCCCAGTCGATGGGGCTGACCGAGCTGGACAACACCCCGCGCCTGGTCACCTCGCCCAAGGGCGGCGGCCAGCTCTTCGCCATGATGCTCGACATGAAGCGTACGTTCGACGAGATCATCGAGGCGCACGCCGATCCGGAGCGGGCCCGCCAGATCCTGTCGAACCCCTTCTACCAGTCGCTTTCGTCCAGCTTCTCCGGCACGCAGGAGTACATGGCCATGGAGAAGCTGGGCCAGCTCCGCCGCTCGGACGAGTGGGACCTGATCATCGTGGACACGCCGCCGTCGCGCTCCGCGCTCGACTTCCTCGACGCTCCCGAGCGGCTCGGACGCTTCCTCGACGGACGGTTCATCCGGCTGCTCACCGCGCCCGCCAAGGTCGGAGGGCGCAGCGCGTTCAGGCTGCTCAACGCCGGGTTCGGGCTGATGGCAGGCGCGCTGACGAAGCTGCTCGGCGCACAGGTGATCAAGGATCTGCAGACATTCGTGTCCGCCCTGGACGCCGTCTTCGGCGGGTTCAGGCAGCGGGCCGAGATGACGTACAAGCTGCTGCAGGCCCCCGGCACGGCCTTCCTCGTGGTGGCCGCACCCGAGCGGGACGCCATGCGGGAGGCGTCCTACTTCGTCGAGCGACTCGCCGAGGAGCGCATGCCACTGGCCGGCCTGGTGGTCAACCGTGTGCACGTGTCGCCTACCTCGGTCCTCTCAGCCGCCCGTAGCGCCGCGGCCGCGGAAGATCTCGAGTCGAAGGGCGAGCACGAGCTGACCGCCGCCGTGCTGCGGCTGCACGCCGGTCGAATGCAGCTCGCGGCCCGCGAAGGCCGTGAGCAGGAACATTTCATCTCGGCCCACCCCACGGTGCCCGTGGTGCAGGTTCGCGCCATGTCCGAGGACGTCCACGATCTCATGGGTCTGCGGCAGATCGGGGACTTGCTGGCGAGCGCATGAAAGTACGGCCGGCGAACGGCGCCGGCCGTACTCGGCTCGCCGGGCCCTGACTCAGCCCGCGATCAGCTCGTTGGTTCGTTCGTACTCTTCCTTGGCCGACTCGAGCAGGTCGCGCCACGAGTCCACGTCGGGCCGCCGTCGAAGCAGCGCACGCCGTTCGCGCTCGGTCATACCGCCCCACACCCCGAACTCGATGCGATTGTCCAGCGCATCGGCGAGGCATTCAGTACGGACCGGGCAGCCACGGCAGATGAGCTTGGCTCTGTTCTGCGCGGCGCCCTGCACGAACAGGGCATCCGGATCCGCACCCTTACAGGCGGCACGGGAGGTCCAATCCGTGATCCACATTGTTCGACCCCACTCCCCTTAGGTGGTCAGTCGTCATTTGGGGCCGACGGGCGCGGGCGCCGAGCCTCCGTATTCAGTTGCCGCAGAGGAGAACGTACGCAACTTCACGTTCGGGCCGACAGACCCCAGAGGACCAATTTCTCGCGGCAGTCTTGACCGGGAATGACTAGTCACCCCCGTCAGTCAAGGCGAAATGGCGTCCTGCTACCGGAAAGGTCAGTCTTTCGACGTACCCTTGGTAGCGTGCAAGCGCAGCGCAAAGATCGTCCCAACCCCGTCCTCGGCATCCTGCGTCTGATCATCGCAGCATCCGCCGCCGGACTGCTGGCCGCGGCCGTGGCCCTCCCTGCGGTCGGCGGGGCCGGGATCTCCACCAAGAGCGCTGTGGAAAGCCTCAACCTCAAGCCCGAAAACCTCGACGAACCCCCTCTGCCCGAACGCACCATCCTGAAGGATGCGAACGGCAAGCAGTTCGCGCAGTTCTACTACGAGAACCGCCAGATCGTGCCGCTCGACAAGGTCGCCCCGATCATGCAGACGGCCCTGATAGCGATCGAGGACTTCCGTTTCTACCAGCACGGGCCGATCGATGTTGAGGGAACGGCGAGAGCGCTCGTCAAGAATTTGTCGGGCGGCGGCGTGATGCAGGGCGGCTCGTCCATCACGCAGCAGTACGTCAAGCAGGTGCTGCTCAACAAGGCCGAGACGCCCGAGGAGCAGCAGGCGGCCATCGCGCCGACGGTCTCGCGCAAGCTGTCCGAGCTGCGCTACGCGATGGCGATCGAGCGCAAGTACAGCAAGAACCAGATCCTCGAGAAGTACCTGAACATCGCCTACTTCGGCGCCGGCGCCCATGGCATCCAGGCCGCGGCCAGGCGCTTCTTCGACAAGCCCGCCTCCGAGCTCAACCTCGCCGAGGCCGCCACGCTGGCCGGCTCCGTACAGAACCCCGCCAGGACCGACCCGAGCGTCGGGCCCGAGTCGCGGGAGCGGCTGCTGCAGCGGCGCAACACCGTGCTCGACCGGATGTACCAGATCGGCAAGATCTCACTGCAGGACGCCAACGCGGCCAAGGCGAAGAAGCTCGGCTGGAAGAACATCAAGGCGCCCGGCGGCTGCGAGGCCAGCAAGTTCCCGTACTTCTGCCTCTACGTCCAGTACGAGATCCTCAACAACGAGGACTTCGGCAAGACCATGGACGAGCGCAGGAAGCTGCTCCAGCGCGGCGGCCTGGAGATCAGGACCACGATCGACCCGAAGATGCAGGCCGCCGCCGACAAGGCGATCAAGAAGTACGTCTCGAAGAAGGACAAGCCCGTGGCCTCGCAGGCCATGGTCGTTCCCGGCACCGGCGAGATCAAGGCGATGGCCGCCTCGCGGAAGTTCGGCGGGAGCAAGAAGAAGAACGAGATGAGCTACAACATCGTGGCCGACGGGGCGCACGGCGGCGGGCGCGGGTTCCAGCAGGGCTCGACGGCCAAGGTCTACACGCTCGCCACGGCGTTGGAAGAGGGCCTGAAGTACGGCGACGGCTTCCCCGCCCCCGCGGGCTACGAGGCCGGCGCCTACAGCACGTTCAAGAACTGCAAGGGCGAGAACGTCGGCGACCCGTCCCACACCGTGCGCAACTCCAGCGAGGGCGGCGGCGGCTTCAAGACGCTCGAGACCGGCACCTGGGGCTCGGTGAACACGTTCTTCCTCAAGCTGGAGCAGAAGGTCGGGCTCTGCAGCGTGGTCAAGATGGCCAAGAAGCTCGGGGTCAAGCGGGCCGACGGCGACAAGCTGTACGAGGTGGAGACGTTCACGCTGGGGGTCAACGAGGTCGACCCGGTGACGATCGCCAGCTCGTACGCCGTCTTCGCCTCGCGCGGCCAGTACTGCAAGCCGCTGGCGATCACGGAGATCAAGGACCGGGACGGCAAGGCCAAGCAGTACAAGCCGAAGTGCTCGCAGGTGCTGGAGGAGGAGGTCGCCGACGCGGTCAGCGGCATCCTGTCCGGGGTGTTCACCAAGGGCACGATGCAAGAGGTGGGCGGCATCGGGCGGGACGCGGCCGGCAAGACGGGCACGACCGACAACTACATGTCGGCCTGGTTCGCCGGCTACACCCCCAACCTGGCCTCGGCCGTCAGCCTGGGCGACCCG
The nucleotide sequence above comes from Nonomuraea helvata. Encoded proteins:
- a CDS encoding MBL fold metallo-hydrolase, with the translated sequence MSGVHIPIGTPDGSRTEHAENLLAPNPSAMTLDGTNTWVIGGHEVVVVDPGPEDESHLRRVRDHLGERRVTEILLTHGHFDHSGGARRFAEMVGAPVRALDPRHRLGDEGLADGDVVTVDGLEIHVYGTPGHSFDSLCFWLPQDRAMLTGDTVLGRGTTIIARDGGLADYLRSLDRLRAAAESLEARALLPGHGPVLPDPIGALDGYIAHRRERLDQIRAAREQGARTPREIVKVVYADVDRSLWPAAEMSVVAQLDYLDRL
- a CDS encoding NUDIX hydrolase: MTDVTGLTLPAELAARAREIIAGRVEPVPTRDAATVVILRRLPSDRARLHAVEAINTGPEVYLLRRKATMAFAAGAYVFPGGSVDARDTDQAVAWAGPSPAEWGAVFNAAEEVARGLVCAAVRETFEESGVLLAGPGPDSVVADTTGDDWESDRLALIDRSLSFADFLARRGLVLRSDLLKPWAHWITPEIEPRRFDTRFFVAVLPEGQRTRDVGGEADHVAWKRPAEAIELAHQGEIFLMPPTYRTLTELSAHESVAGVLAERREIVPIMPRAVEIEGEMRLVTT
- a CDS encoding RidA family protein — translated: MTPEQKIAELGLTLPEVPAPAGAYVPAVRTGNLVYTSGQVPFVDGKLQRTGKVGADLTTEEGAEQARICALNALAVLKAEVGDLRKVVRVVKVVVFVASDPAFTEHPKVGNGASELLAEVLGEPGRHARSAVGVAALPLDAPVEVELIAEVA
- a CDS encoding ArsA-related P-loop ATPase, producing the protein MESPDTDWAGVRLHVVTGKGGTGKTTVAAALALALAAGGRKVLLVEVEGRQGIAQIFDLPPLPYEERKIAVAPSGGDVYALAIDPEEAMLDYMEMFYGMRRAGKALTKMGIVDFATTVAPGFRDVLVTGKTTEAVRRRGKNGRRIYDAVVLDAPPTGRITRFLNVTQEVAGLAKVGPIKNHSDLVNGVVKSPETAVHFVTLLEEMPVQETLDGISELRSAGLPAGGIFVNMVRESQLPQAALDTAVKGRFDIGELVLGLKAAGVADGAEATRFAEALADEVVEHARRTELERAERDSLAEAGLKSYELPLLADGVDLAGLYELAESMRTQGAA
- a CDS encoding ArsA family ATPase, yielding MKKRAVLDIDAILDDQDTRIIVCCGAGGVGKTTTAAALGLRAAERGRCAVVLTVDPARRLAQSMGLTELDNTPRLVTSPKGGGQLFAMMLDMKRTFDEIIEAHADPERARQILSNPFYQSLSSSFSGTQEYMAMEKLGQLRRSDEWDLIIVDTPPSRSALDFLDAPERLGRFLDGRFIRLLTAPAKVGGRSAFRLLNAGFGLMAGALTKLLGAQVIKDLQTFVSALDAVFGGFRQRAEMTYKLLQAPGTAFLVVAAPERDAMREASYFVERLAEERMPLAGLVVNRVHVSPTSVLSAARSAAAAEDLESKGEHELTAAVLRLHAGRMQLAAREGREQEHFISAHPTVPVVQVRAMSEDVHDLMGLRQIGDLLASA
- a CDS encoding WhiB family transcriptional regulator, which encodes MWITDWTSRAACKGADPDALFVQGAAQNRAKLICRGCPVRTECLADALDNRIEFGVWGGMTERERRALLRRRPDVDSWRDLLESAKEEYERTNELIAG
- a CDS encoding transglycosylase domain-containing protein encodes the protein MQAQRKDRPNPVLGILRLIIAASAAGLLAAAVALPAVGGAGISTKSAVESLNLKPENLDEPPLPERTILKDANGKQFAQFYYENRQIVPLDKVAPIMQTALIAIEDFRFYQHGPIDVEGTARALVKNLSGGGVMQGGSSITQQYVKQVLLNKAETPEEQQAAIAPTVSRKLSELRYAMAIERKYSKNQILEKYLNIAYFGAGAHGIQAAARRFFDKPASELNLAEAATLAGSVQNPARTDPSVGPESRERLLQRRNTVLDRMYQIGKISLQDANAAKAKKLGWKNIKAPGGCEASKFPYFCLYVQYEILNNEDFGKTMDERRKLLQRGGLEIRTTIDPKMQAAADKAIKKYVSKKDKPVASQAMVVPGTGEIKAMAASRKFGGSKKKNEMSYNIVADGAHGGGRGFQQGSTAKVYTLATALEEGLKYGDGFPAPAGYEAGAYSTFKNCKGENVGDPSHTVRNSSEGGGGFKTLETGTWGSVNTFFLKLEQKVGLCSVVKMAKKLGVKRADGDKLYEVETFTLGVNEVDPVTIASSYAVFASRGQYCKPLAITEIKDRDGKAKQYKPKCSQVLEEEVADAVSGILSGVFTKGTMQEVGGIGRDAAGKTGTTDNYMSAWFAGYTPNLASAVSLGDPRGTSSHKLIGITIGGQYYPYVYGASISGRIWKDSMLSALKGVEPTEFTPVDKSRFGGCTEHCAPKPPKKKDNKDGQDQTGDFGDPFNIFEPPNGDQPGNGRGNGRGR